From the genome of Nitrospirota bacterium:
GGGCCGTCTTTCGCAAGACATCGCTCACATGGCTCAGTACGCTTGAGCATGAATTCACGCATTGTCTCTTTGCCTGGGCCACCTGTAATCGAGTGACAGGTTTCAACGCGACGTTTCGGGCTGGGGGGCATATGACCTATCGAGGCACCCCGAACTGGCTCATTCCGGTTGCCCCGTACTTTTTCCCCACGGTCACGATTGGCTTACTCGCAGGCCTCTACGTGAGCGATCTCGCCCTGAGAGACTGGATGCTCTGTGCCCTCGGCGCGTCCGTCGCGTATCACGCCACCTCAACGTGGGCGGAAATCCATCCAGGGCAAACCGACTTCCACGATGCAGGCAGGATCTTTTGCCTCTTGTTCTTGCCGGGCGCCAATCTGCTCATCTACTCGATCGTGCTGAACACGGTGGCAACCGGGCAGCTCACCATCCTGGCAAGCCTCCACCATGTACTCGGGTCGGATTGGACCCTGCTCCATTGGGCGATGCGCTAACGGGACAATAAGGGACGGGGAGGCTTTTTTCCGGAGTGGTCGCTGTTCTTCTATCCCGGACGTTTAACGAGCTTCTTGGGTAGGCTGGAACGGACGGTTCCATAGCGTCGCCCGCGAGGAGCTTGCCGCACAGTGACTTCGACATCCTGGCCTAACATGGACAGGAAATGAACCAGACGTTCGACGGAGAACCCGGCCATCTGGCCGGCGAGGAGCTTAGAGACCTTGGCTTGGTCAATGCCGAGTTGGGTTGCCGCTTCCGCCTGCTTCCAGTCTCGGCCTTTGATCGTTTCCTGAAGCGCCTGCAGTAAACTGCTTTTCAGAATCAGCTCCGCGGACCGCTCTTCCGAAAACCCTAGATCGAGAAAAATATTGCCACTGCCTTTTGTCACCGTGGCACGTTTCATACGCCTTCCTCCCTTCGCCACTTGAGCAGATCGGCATAGCGGCTCTGTCCGTCTCTCTGGTTCATGCGGTCGATCCGGTCCGT
Proteins encoded in this window:
- a CDS encoding M50 family metallopeptidase, whose product is MGHQFFGVLLKVIKWPLALWVAAFSPAIAIEFWGSLSTAMAASERLAYFFLGLVAYGGLWWAVFRKTSLTWLSTLEHEFTHCLFAWATCNRVTGFNATFRAGGHMTYRGTPNWLIPVAPYFFPTVTIGLLAGLYVSDLALRDWMLCALGASVAYHATSTWAEIHPGQTDFHDAGRIFCLLFLPGANLLIYSIVLNTVATGQLTILASLHHVLGSDWTLLHWAMR
- a CDS encoding helix-turn-helix transcriptional regulator, whose protein sequence is MKRATVTKGSGNIFLDLGFSEERSAELILKSSLLQALQETIKGRDWKQAEAATQLGIDQAKVSKLLAGQMAGFSVERLVHFLSMLGQDVEVTVRQAPRGRRYGTVRSSLPKKLVKRPG